A single region of the Leptolyngbya subtilissima AS-A7 genome encodes:
- a CDS encoding pyridoxamine 5'-phosphate oxidase family protein yields MTNLGWPQDDSPFHVGELAIQTRLGVQERMDRQGRRIIRNYLPDQHREFFAQLSYILVGTVASDGQPWASILVGKPGFITSPDRHTLHIAAHPLFADPLHTTLVVGADIGLLGIELHTRRRNRLNGTITAIQPEGFTVAVGQSFGNCPQYIQARRFDLQSFDAATSKSVHALTVLGAAEKALIAAADTFFIATAYQDAAAGSASGVDVSHRGGKPGFVRMDDSQTLTIPDFLGNFHFNTFGNLELNPHAGLIFIDFDRGDLLYLTGTAEVIWDGPEVVTYEGAERLLRFYVKQGYRVEGSLPLAWLTPELSPFLNDTGPWRSQA; encoded by the coding sequence ATGACAAATCTAGGCTGGCCTCAGGATGACTCCCCTTTCCATGTCGGGGAGCTGGCGATTCAGACCCGGCTGGGGGTGCAAGAGCGCATGGACAGACAAGGGCGGCGGATTATTCGTAATTACTTGCCTGACCAGCACCGCGAATTTTTTGCCCAGCTGTCTTACATTTTGGTTGGCACAGTGGCTAGCGACGGTCAGCCCTGGGCCTCAATTTTGGTCGGGAAACCGGGGTTCATTACTTCCCCCGATCGCCACACCTTGCACATTGCTGCTCACCCCCTGTTTGCCGACCCGCTGCATACTACCCTAGTGGTGGGAGCTGACATTGGTTTGCTAGGCATTGAGCTGCACACCCGCCGCCGCAACCGCCTGAACGGCACCATAACGGCCATTCAGCCCGAAGGATTTACGGTAGCGGTGGGCCAGAGTTTTGGCAACTGCCCCCAATACATTCAGGCGCGGCGGTTTGATCTGCAATCTTTTGATGCAGCGACGTCTAAATCCGTACATGCCCTCACGGTGCTGGGAGCTGCCGAGAAGGCGCTGATCGCCGCTGCCGATACCTTCTTTATCGCTACTGCCTACCAAGATGCCGCAGCGGGATCAGCCAGCGGTGTGGATGTGTCGCACCGAGGCGGCAAACCGGGCTTTGTTCGCATGGACGACTCGCAGACGCTCACTATTCCTGATTTTTTGGGCAACTTTCACTTCAACACCTTTGGCAATCTAGAACTCAACCCGCACGCTGGACTGATCTTCATCGATTTTGACCGGGGTGACTTGCTCTACCTCACGGGCACCGCCGAAGTGATTTGGGATGGTCCTGAAGTCGTGACTTACGAAGGGGCTGAACGTCTGCTGCGTTTCTATGTAAAGCAGGGCTACCGCGTTGAGGGTAGTTTGCCTCTCGCCTGGTTAACCCCAGAGCTTTCGCCCTTTTTGAATGACACGGGACCTTGGCGATCGCAGGCCTAG
- a CDS encoding glutathione S-transferase family protein — MIQLYGHEVSGNSYKVRLFLELLGLDYEWVKVDLMQGAHKAPEFLALNPFGQVPVLVDGEVILADAQAILVYLARQFGGDTWLPTEALPLAQVVRWLSTAAGEVRQGPENARLFYLFKVANINIERSHQKAEHILTQLDKHLHSRLWLEFERPTIADIAVFPYVALARDGNIDLDDYPNLLAWIERVKQLPGFIAMAGV, encoded by the coding sequence ATGATTCAGCTCTACGGTCACGAAGTCTCTGGCAACAGCTATAAGGTTCGTCTCTTTCTAGAACTGCTCGGCCTCGACTACGAATGGGTCAAGGTTGACCTGATGCAGGGCGCCCACAAAGCTCCCGAATTTCTTGCCCTCAACCCCTTTGGCCAGGTGCCAGTGCTAGTGGATGGCGAGGTCATTCTGGCTGATGCTCAGGCGATTTTGGTTTACCTGGCGCGGCAGTTTGGGGGTGACACCTGGTTGCCCACCGAGGCGCTGCCCCTGGCTCAGGTAGTGCGCTGGCTCTCAACCGCTGCTGGAGAAGTGCGCCAGGGGCCTGAGAATGCGCGGCTTTTCTATCTATTTAAGGTGGCCAATATCAACATTGAGCGATCGCATCAAAAAGCCGAGCACATTCTCACCCAGCTCGACAAGCACCTCCACAGCCGCTTGTGGTTAGAGTTTGAGCGCCCCACGATCGCCGATATAGCGGTGTTCCCCTATGTGGCCCTGGCTCGCGACGGCAACATTGACCTCGATGACTACCCTAACCTGCTCGCCTGGATTGAGCGCGTCAAGCAGCTGCCTGGCTTCATCGCTATGGCTGGGGTATAA
- a CDS encoding TetR/AcrR family transcriptional regulator encodes MVKPTAAKQTYVPPLLDLFRQYGYDGVSLSKISQATGLGKASLYHHFPGGKDDMVTTVLDTLDQWLQATALDALESEGDALARLTHMGDRICEAYSHGQKPCMLASLMLGSAKDDFQPQVQGMLQRWMGAIATVLTQAGMAESLAQERSEEALIAIQGALIMARAMNDAAIFERTMQHLPQQLCR; translated from the coding sequence ATGGTTAAGCCAACTGCGGCTAAGCAGACCTATGTGCCGCCCCTACTTGACCTATTTCGGCAGTACGGCTACGACGGGGTTAGTTTGTCAAAAATTTCCCAGGCAACGGGTTTGGGCAAGGCCAGTCTCTATCACCACTTTCCGGGCGGCAAAGATGACATGGTGACGACGGTGCTAGACACCCTCGATCAGTGGCTGCAAGCAACGGCGCTAGATGCTTTGGAAAGTGAAGGAGATGCGCTGGCCCGGTTGACGCATATGGGCGATCGCATCTGTGAGGCCTACAGCCACGGCCAAAAGCCCTGCATGCTCGCCTCGCTAATGCTGGGCTCTGCCAAGGATGACTTTCAGCCCCAGGTGCAGGGCATGCTGCAACGGTGGATGGGGGCGATCGCCACCGTTCTAACCCAAGCTGGTATGGCAGAATCTTTGGCCCAGGAACGTAGCGAAGAGGCTCTAATCGCCATTCAGGGCGCACTGATCATGGCGCGGGCTATGAACGATGCCGCCATCTTTGAGCGCACCATGCAGCACTTGCCCCAGCAGCTCTGCCGCTAG
- a CDS encoding LLM class oxidoreductase, whose amino-acid sequence MNPSPSQTGFDRMFQPDQLTVGVFFPIEAYRGSIPTMQYQVELAQRAEALGYAALWVRDVPLYDPTFGDVGQIFDPWVYLGYMAAQTDLIALATGSIIFSQSHPLHLAKAAASVDQLSGGRLVMGVASGDRPVEFPAFGVDFETRGDRFRQTFADFRQALASEFPVIRSSLTQLEGADLLPKPVHGSIPLLVTGHSRQTPEWIAEHADGWLYYPRHPHMQARMIQDWRALVDRVAPGRFKPYAQSLYVDLVDDPTAAATPIHLGYRLGRDRLLDLLLHLRDIGVNHVGLNLKYGERSAGDVLEEIGREVLPHIHSEVLTHERVSVG is encoded by the coding sequence ATGAACCCATCCCCCAGCCAGACCGGGTTCGATCGCATGTTCCAGCCCGATCAGCTGACGGTCGGCGTGTTTTTTCCCATCGAAGCCTACAGGGGCAGCATTCCCACTATGCAGTATCAGGTGGAGCTGGCTCAGCGGGCCGAGGCCCTAGGATACGCCGCCCTCTGGGTGCGAGATGTGCCGCTCTACGATCCCACCTTTGGGGATGTAGGGCAGATTTTTGACCCCTGGGTGTATTTGGGCTACATGGCGGCCCAGACCGATCTCATTGCCCTGGCCACAGGCAGCATTATCTTTAGCCAAAGCCACCCGCTACACTTGGCTAAGGCAGCGGCTTCGGTCGATCAGCTTTCCGGAGGGCGCTTGGTGATGGGGGTGGCCTCGGGCGATCGCCCGGTGGAGTTTCCTGCCTTTGGGGTTGACTTTGAGACGCGAGGCGATCGCTTTCGCCAGACCTTTGCCGACTTCAGACAGGCGCTGGCATCAGAATTTCCTGTAATTCGTTCCTCCCTTACCCAGCTAGAGGGGGCCGATCTGCTGCCCAAGCCCGTCCACGGCAGCATTCCCCTGCTGGTGACGGGCCACAGCCGCCAAACCCCCGAATGGATCGCCGAGCACGCCGACGGCTGGCTCTATTACCCGCGCCATCCCCACATGCAGGCCCGCATGATTCAAGACTGGCGTGCCCTAGTCGATCGCGTTGCCCCCGGCCGATTCAAACCCTATGCCCAGTCGCTCTATGTCGATCTGGTGGATGACCCCACCGCTGCGGCGACGCCAATTCATCTGGGCTATCGGCTGGGGCGCGATCGCCTGCTCGACCTGCTGCTGCACTTGCGCGACATCGGTGTTAACCACGTAGGCCTCAACCTCAAGTATGGTGAGCGATCGGCAGGTGACGTGCTGGAAGAAATTGGTCGAGAGGTTTTACCGCACATTCATTCAGAGGTTTTGACCCATGAACGAGTATCAGTCGGTTAG
- a CDS encoding OsmC family protein, with amino-acid sequence MASVQVSSNASRYGQDVAIRKFQLVADEPTHLGGSDQGPTPTELVLAGLGSCKAITIKMYAERKSWPVENVYVAAELQTVEKQTVIVVYLTLVGDLTAEQRDRLLEISDRCPVHRLLSTSTPIQTVLTPAAIPSL; translated from the coding sequence ATGGCCTCAGTTCAGGTTTCGTCGAACGCATCGCGCTATGGCCAAGACGTGGCTATCCGCAAGTTTCAGCTGGTTGCCGACGAGCCAACCCACCTCGGCGGCAGCGACCAGGGGCCGACCCCAACGGAGCTAGTTTTAGCGGGGTTGGGTAGTTGCAAAGCGATCACCATCAAAATGTATGCCGAGCGCAAGAGCTGGCCGGTTGAGAATGTCTACGTCGCGGCGGAGCTGCAAACCGTGGAGAAACAGACAGTAATTGTGGTCTACCTAACTTTAGTGGGCGACCTGACTGCTGAACAGCGCGATCGCCTGCTGGAGATTAGCGATCGCTGCCCCGTGCACCGCTTGCTCAGCACCAGCACCCCCATTCAGACCGTCTTGACCCCTGCCGCTATCCCGTCGTTATAA
- the glgP gene encoding alpha-glucan family phosphorylase — translation MRPIRTFNVTPALPQRLEALRTLAYNLHWDWDVEMVDLFRRLDGDLWESSRYNPVLMLGTISQARLNEIAEDEGFLAQMDRAAQRLEDYLRDRTWYKKHRKSPVSGECYAYFSMEFGLTTCMPVYSGGLGVLAGDHLKSASDLGLPLVAVGLLYQEGYFAQYLNADGWQQERYPINDFYNMPLHLERDAKGQEIRIEVEYPGRVVYARVWRVQVGTVPLYLLDTNIEPNNQYDQDICDRLYGGDIDMRIHQEVMLGIGGIRMLKALGLMPTAYHMNEGHSAFMALERMRVLVEEQGLTFAEALQVAQASQMFTTHTPVPAGIDLFPPEKVLHYLRPYRERFGLGDAEFLALGRTDTGDFSAPFSMAVLAIKTATFINGVSKLHAEVSRDMFGELWTGLPLGEVPIYAITNGVHARSCVARSTQALYDRYLGPNWAEASPGASLWERVHAIPDDELWRNHEQCRSHLVVTVRDRLAKSTRDRGGSTRELTEAQECLDPFVLTIGFARRFATYKRATLFLHDLERIRNIINGSGGDRPVQFVIAGKAHPKDIPGKELIRSIIHFTRDQGLSKSIVFVPNYDIHLSRDMVAGCDVWLNNPRRPREASGTSGMKAAMNGLPNLSVLDGWWDEADYIRTGWPIGHGEDYDDPNYQDDVEANALYDILEKEVVPLFYDRDKDEIPRGWVAKMKEAIYFNTPQFNTARMVKDYANLGYFAASDRASTLASASYSPGKELATWQARMADHWYDVRFEEVAISDTTNLQVNQPFKVTAAIQLGALTPDDVQVELYQGTVSVDGEIHAGVAVPMAHQGPDANGRSIYALEMEYTASGLQGLSLRILPRHRYLNSPYDPKLVLWADPDSVRIVSGVVTPTAALV, via the coding sequence ATGCGCCCCATTCGTACGTTTAATGTGACTCCGGCCTTGCCCCAGCGGCTAGAGGCGCTGCGCACCCTGGCCTACAACCTTCACTGGGACTGGGATGTGGAGATGGTAGACCTGTTTCGGCGACTGGATGGCGATCTGTGGGAGTCGAGCCGCTACAACCCGGTGCTGATGCTGGGCACCATCAGCCAAGCACGGTTGAATGAGATTGCTGAAGACGAGGGGTTTTTGGCTCAGATGGACCGGGCGGCCCAGCGGCTAGAGGACTATCTACGCGATCGCACCTGGTACAAAAAACACCGCAAGTCGCCTGTCTCGGGGGAATGCTACGCCTACTTTTCCATGGAGTTTGGCCTCACCACCTGCATGCCGGTGTACTCGGGGGGATTGGGGGTGCTGGCGGGCGATCACCTCAAGTCGGCTAGCGACCTGGGCCTGCCCCTGGTGGCGGTGGGCCTGCTCTACCAGGAGGGCTACTTTGCCCAGTATCTAAACGCCGACGGCTGGCAGCAGGAGCGCTACCCGATCAATGACTTTTACAACATGCCCCTGCACCTAGAGCGGGATGCCAAGGGTCAGGAGATTAGAATTGAGGTGGAGTACCCGGGACGCGTGGTGTACGCGCGGGTGTGGCGAGTGCAGGTGGGCACGGTACCGTTGTACCTACTCGACACCAATATCGAACCCAACAATCAGTACGACCAGGATATTTGCGATCGCCTCTACGGCGGCGACATCGACATGCGCATTCACCAGGAGGTGATGCTGGGCATTGGCGGCATTCGCATGCTGAAGGCGCTAGGGCTGATGCCGACCGCCTACCACATGAACGAGGGCCACTCGGCCTTTATGGCTCTAGAGCGCATGCGGGTGCTGGTGGAAGAACAGGGCCTGACCTTTGCTGAAGCCCTCCAGGTGGCCCAAGCCAGCCAAATGTTTACCACCCACACCCCAGTGCCCGCCGGCATCGACCTGTTTCCGCCGGAGAAGGTGCTGCACTACCTGCGTCCCTACCGTGAGCGATTTGGCCTGGGCGATGCTGAGTTTCTAGCCCTAGGCCGCACCGATACAGGAGATTTTTCGGCCCCTTTCAGCATGGCGGTGCTGGCGATTAAGACGGCGACCTTTATCAACGGGGTGAGTAAGCTCCACGCGGAGGTGTCGCGCGACATGTTTGGCGAGCTGTGGACGGGGTTGCCCCTGGGCGAGGTGCCGATCTACGCCATCACCAATGGAGTGCACGCCCGCAGCTGCGTGGCTAGATCGACCCAGGCACTCTACGATCGCTACCTCGGTCCCAACTGGGCCGAAGCCAGCCCCGGCGCATCGCTGTGGGAACGGGTGCATGCCATCCCCGATGATGAGCTGTGGCGCAATCACGAACAGTGCCGATCGCACCTGGTGGTGACGGTGCGCGATCGCCTGGCCAAGAGCACGCGCGATCGCGGCGGCTCAACCCGCGAGCTAACCGAAGCCCAGGAGTGCCTCGATCCCTTTGTGCTCACCATTGGCTTTGCCCGCCGCTTTGCCACCTATAAGCGCGCCACCCTGTTCCTCCACGACCTCGAACGCATCCGCAATATCATTAATGGCAGTGGCGGCGATCGCCCGGTGCAGTTTGTGATTGCGGGCAAAGCCCACCCCAAAGATATTCCCGGCAAGGAGCTGATTCGCAGCATCATTCACTTCACTCGCGATCAGGGGTTGAGTAAATCCATTGTGTTTGTGCCCAACTACGACATTCACCTGTCGCGGGACATGGTGGCCGGCTGCGATGTGTGGCTCAACAACCCCCGCCGCCCCCGCGAAGCCAGCGGCACTAGCGGCATGAAGGCGGCGATGAACGGCCTGCCCAACCTCAGCGTGCTCGACGGCTGGTGGGATGAGGCCGACTACATTCGTACCGGCTGGCCCATCGGCCACGGCGAAGACTACGACGATCCCAACTACCAAGACGACGTGGAGGCCAACGCCCTCTACGACATTCTGGAGAAAGAGGTGGTGCCGCTCTTCTACGATCGCGACAAAGACGAAATTCCTCGGGGCTGGGTGGCTAAAATGAAGGAGGCGATCTACTTCAACACGCCCCAGTTCAACACCGCTCGCATGGTGAAGGACTACGCGAATTTAGGGTACTTTGCCGCCAGCGATCGCGCCTCTACCCTGGCTTCGGCCAGCTACAGCCCCGGCAAAGAGCTGGCCACCTGGCAGGCCCGCATGGCTGACCACTGGTACGACGTACGCTTTGAAGAAGTGGCGATCTCTGACACGACCAACCTCCAGGTGAACCAGCCCTTTAAGGTGACCGCCGCCATTCAACTTGGTGCCCTCACCCCTGACGATGTACAGGTCGAACTCTACCAAGGCACAGTCTCAGTGGATGGCGAAATTCACGCGGGGGTGGCGGTGCCCATGGCCCACCAGGGGCCGGATGCCAACGGCAGGAGCATCTACGCCTTAGAGATGGAGTATACCGCCAGCGGGTTGCAGGGCCTGTCGCTGCGTATCTTGCCCCGCCACCGATACCTCAACAGCCCATACGACCCCAAACTGGTGCTTTGGGCCGACCCAGACTCCGTGCGGATTGTCTCGGGAGTGGTGACACCTACCGCAGCGCTGGTGTAA
- a CDS encoding RNA recognition motif domain-containing protein has product MSIYVGNLAYNATEGDITEVFSEYGAVSRVTVPTDRETGRPRGFAFVEMEKEADEDAAIEALDGAEWMGRELRVNKARPKEKRAGGGAPRGNFGGGGGGRDGGNREFSRW; this is encoded by the coding sequence ATGTCGATCTATGTAGGAAACCTCGCCTACAATGCTACGGAAGGAGACATCACTGAAGTCTTTTCCGAGTACGGGGCCGTTAGCCGAGTAACGGTGCCCACCGATCGCGAAACCGGTCGCCCCCGGGGCTTCGCGTTTGTCGAGATGGAGAAGGAAGCTGACGAAGACGCTGCCATTGAGGCTCTCGACGGAGCTGAGTGGATGGGTCGCGAGCTGCGCGTTAACAAAGCTCGTCCCAAAGAAAAGCGCGCCGGTGGTGGTGCTCCCCGCGGCAACTTCGGCGGTGGCGGCGGCGGCCGAGATGGTGGCAACCGCGAGTTTTCCCGCTGGTAA
- the ylqF gene encoding ribosome biogenesis GTPase YlqF, which yields MSTPEIQWYPGHIAKAEKALVDQLNRVDVVLEVRDARIPVSTRHPKVDTWVGEKPRVLVINRVDMISTEARTAWETWFRQQGEVPYFTDGQQGKGVKAIAKAAQTAGEAVNQRRQARGMKPRPIRAVVIGFPNVGKSALINRLLNRKVVASARKAGVTRQLRWVRLSGDLDLLDAPGVIPSRMDDQAAALKLAICDDIGEASYDTQRTAAAFLDVIKGLQQTGYLDDYRDGLQARYGLTLDDCTGEDFVIQVATQKFQDNVERTAKRILNDFRTGLLGPWVLEWPQTNPLES from the coding sequence ATGTCCACCCCCGAAATCCAGTGGTATCCCGGCCATATCGCCAAGGCAGAAAAAGCCTTGGTCGATCAGCTCAACCGCGTGGATGTGGTGCTCGAGGTGCGAGATGCCCGCATTCCGGTATCGACGCGGCACCCCAAGGTTGATACCTGGGTGGGTGAGAAACCTCGCGTGCTAGTGATCAATCGGGTCGATATGATTTCAACCGAGGCCCGCACCGCTTGGGAGACCTGGTTTCGTCAGCAGGGAGAGGTGCCCTACTTCACCGATGGGCAGCAGGGTAAGGGGGTGAAGGCGATCGCAAAAGCCGCTCAAACCGCTGGCGAGGCCGTTAACCAGCGCCGCCAGGCTCGCGGCATGAAGCCCCGCCCTATCCGCGCCGTGGTGATCGGCTTTCCCAACGTGGGCAAGTCGGCGTTGATTAACCGACTGCTAAATCGCAAGGTAGTAGCGAGCGCCCGCAAAGCCGGAGTTACTCGCCAGCTGCGGTGGGTGCGTCTGTCGGGCGATCTCGACCTGCTCGACGCACCGGGCGTTATCCCCTCCCGCATGGATGACCAGGCCGCCGCCCTAAAGCTGGCCATCTGTGACGACATTGGCGAAGCCTCCTACGATACCCAACGCACCGCCGCCGCGTTTCTGGATGTGATCAAGGGCTTGCAGCAGACGGGCTACCTAGACGATTACCGCGATGGTTTGCAGGCTCGCTATGGCCTGACGCTGGATGACTGCACCGGGGAAGACTTTGTGATTCAGGTGGCGACCCAGAAATTTCAGGATAATGTAGAACGTACGGCTAAGCGCATTCTCAACGACTTTCGCACTGGGCTACTGGGGCCATGGGTGCTGGAGTGGCCCCAAACTAATCCTCTAGAGTCCTAA
- a CDS encoding PadR family transcriptional regulator, with translation MALSHAILSALTDRPCSGYDLAKQFDGSVGFFWHASHQQIYRELTKLEQQGLVTAEAIAQAGKPDKKIYCVTTVGKTQLKEWIAQPAKCVPTKDDLLVKLFVGYLVPPETMEATLKHERAQHVATLKAYRDIEQKYFSHPEAMPLAARFQYITLRNGIHYETSWLTWCDETLATLSTLPTQDASAPSAEPCEEPLPQKSDIR, from the coding sequence ATGGCTCTTTCCCACGCAATTCTCTCGGCCCTCACCGATCGCCCTTGTAGCGGCTACGATCTGGCCAAGCAGTTTGATGGCTCAGTGGGCTTCTTCTGGCACGCCAGCCACCAGCAGATCTACCGCGAGCTGACCAAGCTAGAGCAGCAGGGGTTGGTCACTGCCGAAGCGATCGCCCAGGCGGGCAAGCCCGACAAAAAAATCTACTGCGTCACCACAGTGGGCAAAACCCAACTCAAAGAGTGGATCGCCCAGCCTGCCAAATGTGTGCCGACCAAAGATGACCTGCTGGTTAAGCTCTTTGTGGGCTACCTGGTGCCGCCCGAAACCATGGAGGCTACCCTTAAGCATGAGCGCGCCCAGCATGTGGCGACGCTGAAAGCCTATCGAGATATTGAGCAAAAATATTTTTCCCATCCCGAGGCCATGCCCCTAGCGGCGCGCTTCCAGTACATCACTCTGCGCAACGGCATCCACTACGAAACCAGCTGGCTCACCTGGTGCGACGAAACATTGGCCACCCTCAGCACTCTTCCCACCCAGGACGCCTCTGCGCCCTCGGCAGAACCCTGCGAAGAACCCCTTCCCCAAAAGAGCGATATTAGGTAA
- a CDS encoding Coq4 family protein, translating to MSVLGDRPYLRSHLFTSFPHWRNAVVSQIQPSFYYRRTRLPLAGINWPELRAAYRAFLSNPATGIRHILAAGRRSQWQRWVEQRLERQASHLAHRTISVDLNALVQLPPDTLGGAYARHMIRYGFDPETFIADEAQSEWLRQRIAISHDIYHIYTGFDAAPIGEFGVAAYTLVQYRDLLNVFVLSFVPLSLTNPLWTMPLLRALWRGFRMGIRGRAAIAYPPELNWNKPLATVRQELGLGKFFDND from the coding sequence ATGTCTGTTTTGGGCGATCGCCCCTATCTGCGATCGCATTTGTTCACATCCTTTCCTCACTGGAGAAACGCCGTGGTTAGCCAAATTCAGCCATCTTTCTATTATCGACGCACGCGATTGCCCCTAGCTGGCATCAACTGGCCAGAGTTAAGGGCTGCCTACCGGGCTTTTTTGAGCAATCCTGCCACCGGTATTCGACACATTCTCGCCGCTGGACGCCGCAGCCAGTGGCAGCGCTGGGTCGAGCAGCGCCTGGAACGACAAGCATCTCACCTAGCCCATCGCACAATTTCAGTCGATCTCAATGCCCTGGTGCAGCTACCGCCCGACACCTTAGGCGGTGCCTACGCCCGCCATATGATCCGCTACGGGTTTGACCCTGAAACGTTTATTGCCGATGAGGCCCAAAGCGAGTGGCTGCGCCAGCGCATCGCCATTAGCCACGATATCTACCACATCTACACTGGCTTCGATGCTGCCCCGATTGGTGAGTTTGGGGTAGCCGCCTACACCCTAGTGCAGTATCGGGACTTACTGAACGTGTTTGTGCTCTCCTTTGTGCCATTGAGTTTGACCAACCCGCTGTGGACGATGCCACTGCTGCGGGCGCTGTGGCGCGGCTTTCGCATGGGAATAAGGGGGCGGGCCGCGATCGCCTACCCACCCGAGCTCAACTGGAACAAACCGCTAGCGACCGTCCGCCAAGAACTGGGACTGGGAAAGTTCTTCGACAACGATTAG
- a CDS encoding GMC oxidoreductase, with product MTFTASTYANFVAAATPAQERLFLQYTGSRNDFDIIVVGSGIGGGLLADDLADRFGRQKRILVLEAGSFIYPTHTYNLCRFPNASVAKHFACDTFWQNGNSNSQNFIGEKPQLNFGGRSIFWSGLIPSVQEWELDFFPDRVRQALAGGLLNQAGELMNESRSMGATAQAIVTQLRRSPLALDFSIQETPRALHQPYLESDGTPKDQFFTEPTGVFNTAELLINEMGLTPGVRDSDGPGLHLLLNHFVEDIQQQGNQIVLVARNTLTGQVRVFNAGKVVLAAGSIESPKLLRRSSLYPSLPAETQALVGRGLTDHPTSSEITTFATGIGNVSLNSDHHAKIVLYSRGLRDANGQIRYPFNVEMNINHEYWHLRENDPTTSSAITPAGPARIDIKFSFGNCLDDANEVKPAPPFGYVPEVQFGNLSWADRLAESRFSALAGWNKSTPEIWAVLNQVTFQLFSQFNDNGQPARPVNEVWYGQGGKGFGWGTVHHAAGTLRMPYRPQFNAPFAANSVVDEDLRVNGTQGLYVCDMSVMPFSSAANPVRTLAALALRLSQHLG from the coding sequence ATGACTTTCACAGCCTCTACCTACGCCAACTTTGTCGCCGCTGCAACCCCGGCGCAGGAGCGCCTCTTTTTGCAGTACACGGGTTCGCGCAACGACTTCGATATCATCGTGGTGGGTTCTGGTATCGGCGGCGGCCTGCTGGCCGACGACCTGGCCGATCGCTTCGGCCGGCAAAAGCGCATTCTTGTTTTAGAAGCCGGGTCGTTCATCTACCCGACTCACACCTATAACCTCTGCCGATTTCCCAACGCCAGCGTAGCCAAACACTTTGCCTGCGACACCTTTTGGCAAAACGGTAACTCCAACTCCCAAAACTTCATCGGCGAAAAGCCTCAGCTCAACTTCGGTGGGCGCTCAATCTTTTGGTCGGGCCTGATTCCCAGCGTCCAGGAGTGGGAGCTAGACTTTTTCCCTGATCGCGTGCGTCAGGCCCTGGCTGGAGGGCTGCTCAACCAGGCGGGCGAACTCATGAACGAGTCGCGATCGATGGGGGCCACTGCCCAGGCGATCGTCACCCAGCTGCGGCGATCGCCCCTGGCTCTCGACTTCTCTATTCAAGAAACCCCTCGGGCACTGCACCAGCCCTATCTGGAGTCCGACGGCACCCCAAAAGACCAGTTTTTCACCGAGCCCACCGGGGTTTTCAACACGGCGGAGCTGCTGATTAACGAAATGGGCCTCACCCCTGGGGTCAGGGACAGCGATGGGCCAGGGCTGCACCTGCTGCTTAACCACTTTGTTGAAGACATTCAGCAGCAGGGCAACCAAATTGTCCTGGTGGCCCGCAATACCCTGACCGGGCAGGTGCGCGTCTTTAACGCGGGTAAGGTAGTGCTCGCTGCTGGGTCGATTGAGAGCCCGAAGCTGCTGCGCCGATCTAGCCTCTACCCATCGCTGCCCGCTGAAACCCAGGCTCTAGTGGGGCGCGGGCTAACCGATCACCCCACCTCTAGCGAGATTACTACCTTCGCCACGGGCATCGGCAACGTCAGTCTTAACTCCGACCACCACGCCAAAATCGTGCTCTACTCCCGCGGGTTGCGCGACGCCAACGGCCAGATTCGCTATCCGTTCAACGTTGAAATGAACATCAACCACGAATACTGGCACCTGCGGGAAAATGACCCCACCACTTCCTCCGCTATCACCCCCGCTGGCCCAGCCCGCATCGACATCAAGTTCAGCTTTGGCAACTGCCTTGATGACGCCAACGAGGTCAAGCCTGCGCCTCCCTTTGGCTACGTGCCAGAGGTCCAGTTCGGTAACCTGAGCTGGGCCGACCGCCTGGCCGAGTCGCGCTTCTCGGCCCTAGCGGGGTGGAACAAGAGCACGCCGGAGATCTGGGCCGTGCTCAACCAGGTCACCTTTCAACTCTTTTCGCAGTTTAACGACAATGGCCAACCGGCTCGTCCCGTCAACGAGGTCTGGTATGGCCAGGGCGGTAAGGGGTTTGGCTGGGGCACCGTGCACCATGCCGCCGGCACTCTGCGCATGCCCTACAGACCCCAATTCAACGCTCCTTTTGCAGCCAACTCGGTAGTGGATGAAGACTTGCGCGTCAACGGCACCCAGGGCCTATACGTCTGCGATATGTCGGTGATGCCCTTTAGCTCTGCCGCTAACCCAGTGCGTACGCTCGCCGCCTTGGCCCTGCGCCTCTCCCAGCACCTGGGCTGA